The Paracoccus sp. MC1862 genome includes a window with the following:
- a CDS encoding ABC transporter permease, whose product MLLAGIMLATALWSGVQAVNAEARASYAEAADQFGTGALDRLEPGPGTVLTTADHVALRRAGWIVSPLVEGRLRAGEGRVAVLGIEPATRVALGPAQGAEIGAGDLLGFITPPGLGYADEATIRELEGADLGGLTVAQREGLPPDTLVVDVGIAQRLLGLGDRLSALVVAPDQPQGLPPLEKIAPHLLLKSPQDRADPAALTASFHLNLTAFALLSFIVGLFITQSAVGLAFEQRRQVVRTLRALGVPLAEVLGVMAAELAILALVAGLAGILLGWAVAAALMPGVAATLSGLYGAEVSGALALRPGWMLSGLGMALAGAGLAGARGLLRTARMPLLAAGQARPWALAAARGLRRQMVAVGALVLALPLCLAWGGLVGGFAALACGLLAAALLLPVVLDAALRWLSGRTRGVLAQWFVADTRQQLGGLSLALMALMLALAANIGVGTMVGSFRSTFTGWLDQRLVAELYVNARNEPEAAAIRDWLAPQVDAILPIWSMEVPLRGQPGRVFGVVDHATYRQHWPILRARPGAWDEVARGTAVLVNEQLYRRAGLALGDSLDLPGGALPVAGVYSDYGNPSPQAILGQGSFMRRFPDAPRLNQAVRVAPERAAALAEALRERFDLPDSAVTDQRQVKAVSLRIFERTFAVTAALNVLTLGVAGIALLTGLLTLASMRLPQLAPVWAAGLTRRRLARLELARTLALAAATAVYAVPVGLGLAWMLLAVINVEAFGWQLPMRLSPELIARLGLAALATALAAGALPALRLARITPAQLLRVFADER is encoded by the coding sequence ATGCTGCTGGCGGGCATCATGCTGGCGACGGCGCTGTGGTCGGGCGTGCAGGCGGTGAACGCCGAGGCGCGGGCGAGCTATGCCGAGGCTGCCGACCAGTTCGGCACCGGCGCACTGGACCGGCTGGAGCCGGGACCGGGCACGGTCCTGACGACCGCCGACCATGTGGCGCTGCGGCGCGCGGGCTGGATCGTCTCGCCGCTAGTCGAGGGGAGGCTGCGTGCGGGCGAGGGCCGCGTCGCTGTGCTGGGGATCGAGCCGGCGACGCGGGTGGCGCTCGGGCCGGCCCAGGGCGCAGAGATCGGGGCGGGCGACCTGCTGGGTTTCATCACCCCGCCGGGCCTTGGCTATGCGGATGAGGCGACCATTCGGGAACTGGAGGGCGCCGACCTCGGCGGCCTGACCGTCGCGCAGCGTGAAGGCCTGCCGCCGGACACGCTGGTGGTGGATGTGGGGATCGCGCAACGGCTGCTCGGGCTTGGCGACCGGCTTTCGGCGCTGGTCGTCGCGCCGGACCAGCCCCAAGGGCTGCCGCCGCTGGAAAAGATCGCGCCGCATCTGCTGCTAAAGTCGCCGCAGGACCGCGCCGATCCGGCGGCACTGACGGCGAGCTTCCATCTCAACCTCACGGCCTTTGCGCTCTTGTCCTTCATCGTGGGCCTGTTCATCACCCAATCCGCCGTGGGCCTGGCCTTCGAGCAGCGCCGCCAGGTGGTCCGCACATTGCGCGCGCTCGGGGTGCCGCTGGCCGAGGTGCTGGGGGTGATGGCGGCGGAGTTGGCGATCCTGGCCCTGGTCGCGGGGCTTGCGGGCATCCTGTTGGGATGGGCCGTGGCGGCGGCGCTGATGCCGGGGGTGGCGGCGACGCTGTCGGGGCTCTACGGGGCCGAGGTGTCCGGTGCGCTCGCCCTGCGACCCGGATGGATGCTGTCGGGCTTGGGCATGGCGCTGGCCGGCGCCGGCTTGGCAGGCGCGCGCGGGTTGCTGCGGACTGCGCGGATGCCGCTGCTGGCGGCGGGGCAGGCCCGGCCTTGGGCCTTGGCCGCGGCGCGCGGGTTGCGGCGGCAGATGGTGGCGGTGGGAGCGCTGGTGCTGGCGCTGCCGCTCTGCCTCGCTTGGGGCGGGCTGGTCGGGGGCTTTGCCGCGCTGGCCTGCGGGCTTCTGGCGGCGGCGCTGCTGCTGCCGGTGGTGCTGGACGCGGCGCTGCGCTGGCTTTCGGGACGCACCCGCGGCGTGCTGGCGCAATGGTTCGTCGCCGACACGCGCCAGCAGCTCGGCGGGCTGTCGCTGGCCCTGATGGCGCTGATGCTGGCGCTGGCCGCGAACATCGGCGTGGGCACGATGGTCGGCAGCTTCCGCAGCACCTTCACCGGCTGGCTGGACCAGCGCCTCGTGGCCGAGCTTTACGTCAACGCCCGCAACGAGCCCGAGGCCGCCGCCATCCGCGACTGGCTGGCCCCGCAGGTGGACGCCATCCTGCCGATCTGGAGCATGGAAGTCCCACTGCGGGGCCAGCCCGGCCGCGTCTTCGGCGTCGTCGATCACGCGACCTATCGCCAGCACTGGCCGATCCTGCGCGCGCGACCGGGCGCCTGGGACGAGGTGGCCCGAGGGACGGCGGTGCTGGTGAACGAACAGCTTTACCGGCGCGCGGGCCTCGCCTTGGGCGACAGCCTCGACCTGCCCGGCGGCGCGCTGCCGGTGGCGGGAGTTTATTCCGATTACGGCAACCCCAGCCCGCAGGCGATCCTCGGGCAGGGCAGCTTCATGCGCCGCTTCCCCGATGCGCCGCGCCTCAACCAGGCGGTTCGTGTGGCCCCGGAGCGCGCGGCGGCGCTGGCCGAGGCGCTGCGGGAACGCTTCGACCTGCCCGACAGCGCCGTGACCGACCAGCGGCAGGTCAAGGCAGTGTCGCTGCGGATCTTCGAGCGGACCTTTGCCGTCACCGCCGCCCTGAACGTCCTGACTCTGGGCGTGGCGGGGATCGCGCTGCTGACAGGGCTGCTGACTCTGGCCTCGATGCGGCTGCCGCAGCTGGCCCCGGTCTGGGCCGCAGGCTTGACGCGGCGGCGGCTGGCGCGGCTGGAACTGGCGCGGACGCTGGCGCTGGCGGCGGCGACGGCGGTCTATGCGGTGCCGGTGGGCCTGGGTCTCGCCTGGATGCTTCTGGCCGTCATCAACGTCGAGGCCTTCGGCTGGCAGTTGCCGATGCGCCTGTCGCCCGAGCTGATCGCGCGCCTCGGCCTCGCGGCGCTGGCGACAGCACTTGCGGCGGGCGCGCTGCCGGCGCTGCGCCTGGCCCGCATCACGCCCGCGCAACTCTTGAGGGTCTTCGCCGATGAACGCTAG
- a CDS encoding ATP-dependent RecD-like DNA helicase, translated as MIRVQAGISFALSEAKGQGHCGLPRTDLAGLAEKLLEVPVELIARAMALELAEGTVTADGVGDTDCVFLTGLHQAERGIAAHLKRLASGALPWPEIDAARALPWIEQATGLTLAASQAGAVRLALRSKVLVITGGPGVGKTTLVNAILRILAAKGTRLLLCAPTGRAAKRMTEAMGVEARTIHRRLLESDPATAGFKRSDENPLACDLLVIDESSMVDVPLMQSLLKAVPGAAALLIVGDIDQLPSVGPGQVLADIIGSGAVPVVRLTEVFRQAAQSRIITSAHRINEVRLPDLSAPEGETDFCFVRAEEPEQAGARIVELVRHRIPRRFGLDPIRDIQVLCPMNRGGVGARALNIELQAALNGAGAPKVERFGWTFAPGDKVMQVENDYDKEVWNGDIGRIEAVDPEEGEVTIDFEGRSVVFGLGELDTVVPACAATIHKAQGSEYPAVVIPVMTQHYAMLQRNLLYTGVTRGRKLVVLVGQRKAIAIAVRNVAGRRRWTKFAEWLAAA; from the coding sequence ATGATCCGGGTGCAGGCGGGGATCTCCTTCGCGCTCTCCGAGGCCAAGGGCCAGGGGCATTGCGGGCTGCCGCGGACAGATCTGGCAGGGCTCGCGGAAAAGCTGCTGGAGGTGCCGGTCGAGCTCATCGCGCGTGCGATGGCTCTGGAACTGGCCGAGGGCACGGTCACGGCGGATGGGGTGGGCGATACGGACTGCGTGTTCCTGACCGGGCTTCACCAGGCCGAGCGCGGCATCGCCGCGCATCTCAAGCGCCTCGCGAGCGGCGCGCTGCCGTGGCCGGAGATCGATGCCGCGCGCGCCCTGCCGTGGATCGAGCAGGCGACGGGCCTCACGCTCGCCGCCAGCCAGGCCGGGGCCGTTCGCCTGGCGCTGCGCTCCAAGGTGCTGGTGATCACCGGCGGACCCGGCGTCGGCAAGACCACCCTGGTCAATGCCATCCTGCGCATCCTTGCGGCCAAGGGCACCCGTCTGCTGCTCTGCGCCCCCACCGGGAGGGCGGCCAAGCGCATGACGGAGGCCATGGGCGTGGAGGCCCGCACCATCCACCGGCGGCTGCTCGAGTCCGATCCCGCGACCGCCGGCTTCAAGCGCAGCGACGAGAACCCGCTCGCCTGCGATCTGCTGGTCATCGACGAAAGCTCGATGGTGGATGTCCCCCTCATGCAGTCGCTGCTGAAGGCGGTGCCGGGCGCGGCCGCGCTGCTGATCGTGGGCGACATCGACCAGCTGCCCTCGGTCGGGCCCGGTCAGGTGCTGGCCGATATCATCGGCTCCGGCGCGGTGCCGGTGGTGCGGCTGACCGAGGTGTTCCGCCAAGCCGCGCAGAGCCGCATCATCACCAGCGCCCACCGGATCAACGAGGTGCGGCTGCCGGACCTCTCGGCGCCCGAGGGTGAAACGGACTTCTGCTTCGTGCGGGCGGAGGAGCCCGAACAGGCGGGGGCGCGCATTGTCGAACTGGTGCGCCACCGTATCCCGCGCCGCTTCGGGTTGGACCCCATCCGCGACATCCAGGTGCTCTGCCCGATGAACCGCGGCGGCGTGGGCGCGCGGGCGCTCAACATCGAACTGCAGGCGGCCCTCAATGGGGCGGGTGCCCCCAAGGTCGAGCGGTTCGGCTGGACCTTCGCGCCGGGCGACAAGGTCATGCAGGTCGAGAACGACTACGACAAGGAGGTCTGGAACGGCGACATCGGCCGGATCGAGGCGGTCGATCCCGAAGAGGGCGAAGTGACGATCGACTTTGAGGGGCGTTCGGTCGTCTTCGGCCTCGGTGAGCTCGACACCGTCGTGCCGGCCTGTGCGGCCACGATCCACAAGGCGCAGGGGTCGGAATATCCGGCGGTGGTGATCCCGGTGATGACCCAGCACTACGCCATGCTGCAGCGCAACCTGCTTTATACCGGCGTCACCCGCGGCAGGAAGCTGGTCGTGCTGGTGGGCCAGAGGAAGGCCATCGCCATTGCCGTGAGAAATGTCGCGGGACGGCGGCGCTGGACGAAGTTCGCTGAATGGCTCGCCGCGGCGTAG
- a CDS encoding lipocalin-like domain-containing protein has product MNASRWLILLILGTLPAWGQEQGFAGLGINVEGFALPDPTRELAFPQDHGAHEDFRIEWWYLTANLRDADGRDYGAQWTLFRSALSPDGTGKGWSVPQVWMAHAAVTMPDSHHLAERFGRGGIGQAGVTAQPFAAWIDDWSMRAPEGAGGIDRLTIKARGSDFAYALEAVADGPLVLHGQGGYSVKGPGGQASHYYSQPFYRVTGSLMLPEGNVEVTGLAWLDREWSSQPLDRSQSGWDWFAFHLDDGRKLMVARVRGAEPYLFGSLIEADGRVRTLGGNDIALRPGRGTPPVSWSVDLPGEELALVVEAVNPQSRMTTSVPYWEGPVRVGGTVTGRGYLEMTGYPPE; this is encoded by the coding sequence ATGAACGCTAGCCGATGGCTCATCCTGCTGATCCTCGGCACCCTGCCCGCCTGGGGGCAGGAGCAGGGCTTCGCCGGCCTCGGAATCAATGTCGAGGGCTTTGCCCTGCCCGATCCCACCCGCGAACTTGCCTTTCCGCAGGACCACGGCGCGCATGAGGATTTCCGCATCGAATGGTGGTACCTGACTGCCAACCTGCGCGACGCGGACGGTCGCGACTACGGGGCGCAATGGACGCTGTTCCGCTCGGCCCTGTCGCCCGACGGGACCGGCAAGGGCTGGTCGGTCCCGCAGGTCTGGATGGCCCATGCCGCCGTGACTATGCCGGACAGCCATCACCTCGCCGAGCGCTTCGGCCGCGGCGGCATCGGCCAGGCGGGCGTGACCGCCCAGCCCTTCGCGGCCTGGATCGACGACTGGTCCATGCGCGCGCCCGAGGGCGCCGGAGGCATCGACCGGCTGACGATCAAGGCGCGGGGCAGCGACTTCGCCTATGCGCTGGAAGCCGTGGCGGACGGCCCGCTCGTCCTGCACGGGCAGGGCGGCTATTCGGTCAAGGGGCCGGGCGGGCAGGCGAGCCACTATTACAGCCAGCCCTTCTATCGCGTGACGGGTAGCCTGATGCTGCCCGAGGGCAATGTGGAGGTCACCGGCCTTGCATGGCTGGACCGCGAGTGGTCCTCGCAGCCCCTCGACCGCAGTCAGAGCGGCTGGGACTGGTTCGCCTTCCATCTCGACGATGGCCGCAAGCTGATGGTGGCCCGCGTCCGGGGGGCCGAGCCATACCTCTTCGGCAGCCTGATCGAGGCGGATGGCCGCGTGCGGACATTAGGTGGCAATGACATCGCCCTGCGCCCCGGCCGGGGGACGCCGCCGGTGTCCTGGTCCGTGGACCTGCCCGGCGAGGAGCTGGCGCTGGTGGTCGAGGCGGTCAATCCGCAGAGCCGCATGACAACCTCGGTACCCTATTGGGAAGGCCCAGTCAGGGTCGGCGGCACCGTCACCGGGCGCGGCTACCTGGAAATGACAGGATATCCCCCGGAGTGA
- a CDS encoding DUF6635 family protein: MQHNSTDKPRDAEIRRFVRATYGVKGTLTLHRAALPWDMVRAPVNVMLSPMFLLIKLSARLADLCRLRWLGRWLATRRIFLTSDLSRQLESNLRGFFAQLDQRGISPAASDDEIDAAISSYAETRNAVAEITTSLIVVLAGLLIFHRVTPGVISLAGPVAHLRAQAQAIEDFALGSWIGRMWYGAFPTELSTAELFFAGLFLTGAASLVTTFAGLLADPIQLWTGIHRRRLSRMLERLDRKHAPPALEREHLLARAGDLGDVAAWLWRSWR; this comes from the coding sequence ATGCAGCACAACTCGACTGACAAGCCGCGGGACGCGGAGATTCGCCGGTTCGTACGCGCCACATACGGCGTGAAGGGAACGTTGACCCTGCACCGGGCAGCCCTGCCTTGGGACATGGTGCGGGCGCCTGTCAACGTGATGCTGTCGCCCATGTTCCTGCTGATCAAACTGAGCGCTCGGCTCGCGGATCTTTGTCGCTTGCGATGGCTTGGGCGATGGCTGGCGACGCGAAGGATATTCCTGACCTCGGATCTGTCGCGCCAGTTGGAATCCAATCTGAGGGGCTTCTTCGCTCAACTCGACCAGAGAGGGATTTCGCCGGCTGCCTCGGACGATGAAATCGATGCCGCAATCTCCAGCTATGCCGAGACGCGTAACGCGGTTGCCGAGATCACGACCTCGCTGATCGTGGTGCTTGCCGGGTTGCTCATCTTCCATCGCGTCACCCCCGGGGTCATCTCTCTAGCGGGACCGGTGGCGCATCTGAGGGCACAGGCGCAGGCCATCGAGGATTTCGCCTTGGGCAGCTGGATCGGGCGGATGTGGTACGGGGCGTTCCCGACCGAACTTTCCACGGCCGAGCTTTTCTTCGCTGGTCTGTTTCTGACCGGAGCCGCCTCGCTTGTGACCACTTTTGCGGGCTTGCTGGCCGATCCGATTCAGCTTTGGACAGGCATCCATCGCCGGCGACTGAGCCGCATGTTGGAACGGCTCGACCGCAAGCATGCGCCACCCGCGTTGGAACGGGAGCATCTCCTTGCCCGCGCCGGCGATCTTGGCGATGTCGCGGCGTGGCTGTGGCGCAGCTGGCGATAA
- a CDS encoding ABC transporter ATP-binding protein translates to MSSGNAEVVSARGIVKAFPSVGGPVAVLNGVDLALRLGESLAVTGESGSGKSTLLHLIAGLDVADGGALTVLGTDLRAADDRARAALRRDRVGMVFQQFNLIPSLTVAANLAFQARLAKRHDPARVTALAEALGLSGLMGRYPEQLSGGQQQRVAIGRALAGQPPLVLADEPTGNLDEATGDAVAALMLSLVRGQGTTLVLVTHSLRLAGLCDRRVHLSAGRLA, encoded by the coding sequence ATGAGCAGCGGGAATGCCGAAGTCGTCAGCGCCCGGGGGATCGTCAAGGCATTTCCCTCCGTGGGCGGGCCGGTGGCGGTCCTCAACGGGGTCGATCTGGCGTTGCGCCTGGGCGAAAGCCTCGCTGTGACAGGCGAGTCGGGCAGCGGCAAGAGCACGCTGCTGCACCTGATTGCCGGGCTCGACGTGGCGGATGGGGGTGCGCTGACGGTCTTGGGGACCGACCTGCGCGCGGCTGACGACCGCGCCCGCGCGGCGCTGCGTCGGGACCGGGTCGGGATGGTTTTCCAGCAGTTCAACCTGATCCCGTCCTTGACGGTCGCCGCGAACCTGGCCTTTCAGGCTCGCCTGGCAAAACGTCACGATCCGGCGCGCGTGACCGCGCTGGCCGAGGCGCTGGGGCTGTCGGGCCTGATGGGGCGCTACCCGGAACAGCTGTCGGGCGGGCAGCAGCAGCGGGTTGCGATCGGGCGGGCGCTGGCCGGGCAGCCGCCGCTGGTGCTGGCGGACGAGCCGACCGGCAATCTGGACGAGGCGACCGGCGATGCGGTGGCCGCACTGATGCTGTCGCTGGTCCGCGGGCAGGGCACGACGCTGGTGCTGGTCACCCATTCGCTGCGGCTGGCGGGATTGTGCGACCGCCGTGTCCATCTCAGCGCCGGACGCCTCGCGTGA
- a CDS encoding transposase, protein MRKALKDGKLHPLDERINRLLAMVRAKVERPSRVIKRQFGHVKTHYRSLAKNRIQPLTLFALGNLFLLRRRLKA, encoded by the coding sequence ATGCGCAAGGCCTTGAAAGACGGCAAGCTGCATCCCCTTGACGAACGGATCAACCGCCTCCTCGCCATGGTGCGGGCCAAGGTCGAGCGCCCGTCTCGAGTGATCAAGCGCCAGTTCGGCCACGTGAAGACCCACTACCGCAGCCTCGCCAAGAACCGCATCCAACCTTTGACGCTGTTCGCGCTCGGCAACCTGTTTCTGTTGCGAAGGAGGCTGAAGGCATAA